A region from the Thermus neutrinimicus genome encodes:
- a CDS encoding ABC transporter ATP-binding protein, producing the protein MVLSVENLKVVYRGVILALDGVSLEVREGEAVALLGPNGAGKSSLVRAVAGLLPKFEGRVLDGHVRLFGQEATHLDPVRINGLGLTAVLEGRPLFRYLTPVENLVAAGHRLSPRELKEGIEEVFARFPRIYERRHEQAGYLSGGEQQMLLLGMALLTRPKVLVVDEPSLGLAPKLVEEVMRTLEALRREKNLSLLLVEQNARAALAIVDRVYVMERGRVVFEGDALTAQEDQDVMEFYLGKEEVGFRQAKRYRRRKRWV; encoded by the coding sequence ATGGTCCTTTCTGTGGAAAACCTCAAGGTGGTCTACCGGGGAGTAATCCTGGCCCTGGATGGGGTGTCCCTGGAGGTTAGGGAGGGGGAGGCTGTGGCCCTCCTCGGGCCCAACGGTGCCGGCAAGAGCTCCTTGGTGCGGGCGGTGGCCGGCCTTCTTCCCAAGTTTGAGGGAAGGGTGCTGGACGGGCACGTGCGCCTCTTCGGCCAGGAGGCCACCCACCTGGATCCCGTGCGGATCAACGGCCTTGGGCTCACCGCGGTCCTCGAGGGGCGCCCCCTCTTCCGCTACCTGACCCCTGTGGAGAACCTGGTGGCCGCCGGCCACCGCCTCTCTCCCCGGGAGCTTAAGGAAGGCATAGAGGAGGTCTTCGCCCGCTTCCCCCGGATCTACGAAAGGCGCCACGAACAGGCCGGCTACCTTTCCGGGGGCGAACAGCAGATGCTCCTCCTGGGCATGGCCCTCCTCACCCGCCCCAAGGTGCTGGTGGTGGACGAGCCTTCCTTGGGCCTAGCCCCCAAGCTGGTGGAGGAGGTGATGCGCACCCTCGAGGCCTTAAGGCGGGAGAAAAACCTGAGCCTTCTTCTGGTGGAGCAAAATGCCCGGGCCGCCCTGGCCATCGTGGACCGGGTGTATGTCATGGAGCGGGGCCGGGTGGTCTTCGAGGGAGATGCCCTGACCGCTCAAGAGGACCAGGACGTGATGGAGTTCTACTTGGGCAAGGAAGAGGTGGGTTTCCGCCAGGCCAAGCGTTACCGGAGGAGGAAGCGGTGGGTGTGA
- a CDS encoding branched-chain amino acid ABC transporter permease, giving the protein MSDLLPYLIGGLANGALYGLLALGFVLVYRATSVVNFAIGEFLLVGAYLTYTFALFLPLPLAMLAALPVAFLFGLLVERGFVRPLLGRNVVAVIMATIGLAAALDGGVQLVWGPDLKYLRGELPQLGFQLGDAFVPSRAVWNLLLSLPLGLGLLWLLRKSRYGILVRAISEREVAALALGIPTARILAGVWGISALLATLAGALLAVASGVGPNLVFLGLKVFPVAILGGMDSVGGALLAGFILGVLEALSQRYLEPVLPGFTEALPFVVVLLVLLVRPYGLLGERQIERV; this is encoded by the coding sequence ATGTCTGACCTCCTGCCTTATCTGATCGGCGGCCTAGCCAACGGGGCCCTTTACGGCCTGCTAGCCTTGGGGTTCGTCCTGGTCTACCGGGCCACCAGCGTGGTGAACTTCGCCATAGGCGAGTTTCTGCTGGTGGGGGCCTACCTCACCTACACCTTCGCCCTTTTCCTGCCCCTTCCCCTGGCCATGCTGGCCGCCCTACCCGTGGCCTTTCTCTTCGGCCTCCTGGTGGAGCGGGGCTTCGTGCGGCCCCTCCTGGGGCGGAACGTGGTGGCGGTGATCATGGCCACCATCGGGTTGGCCGCGGCCCTGGACGGCGGGGTGCAGCTAGTCTGGGGGCCGGACCTCAAGTACCTCAGGGGGGAACTGCCCCAGCTGGGTTTCCAGCTAGGAGACGCTTTCGTGCCCTCCCGCGCCGTCTGGAACCTCCTTCTTTCCCTGCCCTTGGGCCTTGGCCTCCTTTGGCTCCTTAGGAAAAGCCGGTATGGGATCCTGGTTCGGGCCATCTCCGAGCGGGAGGTGGCTGCGCTGGCCCTGGGCATCCCCACGGCCCGGATCCTGGCGGGGGTTTGGGGCATCTCCGCCCTCCTGGCCACCCTAGCCGGGGCCCTGCTGGCCGTGGCCAGCGGGGTGGGCCCCAACCTGGTCTTCCTGGGCCTCAAGGTCTTTCCCGTGGCCATCCTGGGCGGGATGGACTCGGTGGGCGGGGCCTTGCTGGCAGGGTTTATCCTTGGGGTCTTGGAGGCGCTTTCCCAGCGCTACCTGGAACCCGTTCTCCCCGGCTTCACCGAGGCCTTGCCCTTCGTGGTGGTACTCCTGGTGCTTCTGGTGCGACCCTATGGCCTATTGGGTGAGCGGCAGATTGAGCGGGTGTGA
- a CDS encoding NAD-dependent epimerase/dehydratase family protein, which yields MRVLVTGGAGFIGSHIAESLLQEGLEVAVLDNLSTGRRENVPKGIYFYKVDLRDKDGLERVFREFRPTHVSHQAAQASVKVSVDNPLLDFEVNLLGGLNLLEAMRKWQAEKIVFASTGGAIYGEVPEGERAEETWPPKPKSPYAASKAAFEHYLSAYGQNYGLKWVSLRYGNVYGPRQDPHGEAGVVAIFADRVLKGEPVTLYARRSPGDEGCVRDYIYVADVVRAHNLALKGLEGIYNVGTGEGRTTREVLLAVAEAAGQRPEVNPAPPRPGDLERSVLSPLKLMAHGWRPEVGFQEGIRLTVEYFRSR from the coding sequence ATGCGCGTACTGGTGACGGGTGGAGCGGGGTTTATCGGGAGCCATATCGCAGAAAGCCTTCTCCAGGAGGGCCTCGAGGTGGCAGTCTTGGACAACCTTTCCACGGGCAGACGGGAAAACGTCCCCAAGGGCATCTACTTCTACAAGGTGGACCTCAGGGACAAGGACGGCCTAGAACGGGTTTTCCGGGAGTTCCGCCCCACCCACGTTTCCCACCAGGCGGCCCAGGCCTCGGTGAAGGTAAGCGTGGACAACCCCCTCCTGGACTTCGAGGTGAACCTTCTGGGCGGCCTGAACCTCCTCGAGGCCATGCGCAAGTGGCAGGCGGAAAAAATCGTTTTTGCCTCCACGGGCGGGGCCATCTACGGGGAGGTTCCGGAAGGGGAACGGGCCGAGGAGACCTGGCCCCCCAAGCCCAAAAGCCCCTACGCCGCCAGCAAGGCGGCCTTTGAGCACTACCTCTCCGCCTACGGGCAAAACTATGGGCTCAAATGGGTCTCCCTCCGCTACGGCAACGTCTATGGCCCCCGGCAGGACCCCCACGGGGAGGCCGGGGTGGTGGCCATCTTTGCGGATAGGGTGCTCAAGGGGGAGCCGGTTACCCTGTACGCCAGAAGGAGCCCCGGGGACGAGGGGTGCGTCCGGGACTACATCTATGTGGCCGACGTGGTGCGGGCCCACAACCTGGCCCTAAAGGGACTGGAAGGCATCTACAACGTGGGAACGGGGGAGGGGCGCACCACCCGGGAGGTCCTCCTGGCGGTGGCCGAGGCCGCCGGACAAAGGCCAGAGGTGAACCCCGCCCCCCCGCGTCCCGGCGACCTGGAAAGAAGCGTGCTCTCCCCCCTAAAGCTCATGGCCCACGGCTGGCGGCCCGAGGTGGGCTTCCAGGAGGGGATCCGGCTCACCGTGGAATACTTCCGCAGCCGTTGA
- a CDS encoding ABC transporter substrate-binding protein has translation MKRREFLRKLGVGTLTALGMPYLATAQARPVKLATLLPLTGPFAFAGNAGREGFVDGVEYVNEVLGGIAGRKLELIVEDTGYDVAKGTAAFNRVASRERPEELLFVYGDSTGLSKALAPEIARMGLPYSATSFASELADPKTYPTIFVFGPTYNDMMEALLRQIRLQKGRAKIALVYSNTEFGRDPIPYAKERAKAMGMEVVHEEVTPPAFTDATPVVLNLRRANPDFVILQGYALSVEPLILRTAREQGLRAQFMGTYYSAELALIQRAGPAAEGFTVTYHNAYWYDTLVPAVDEMRKFRQRKGRDISYRPTYYMGSLAVVLGIAEAMRRAAGAGKLTRAGVVEYLERLGDYNGLGLQRSFQFVNHRLPYTKLYRAGVKEGRFNAITDWIKLA, from the coding sequence ATGAAACGCAGGGAGTTTTTGAGGAAGCTGGGTGTGGGTACGTTGACGGCCCTAGGGATGCCCTACCTCGCCACCGCCCAGGCCAGGCCGGTGAAGCTGGCCACCCTTCTCCCCCTCACGGGGCCTTTTGCCTTTGCCGGCAACGCAGGCCGGGAGGGGTTCGTGGACGGGGTGGAGTACGTGAACGAGGTCCTGGGGGGTATTGCCGGCCGCAAGCTGGAGCTCATCGTGGAGGATACCGGCTACGATGTGGCCAAGGGGACCGCCGCCTTCAACCGGGTGGCGTCCCGGGAGCGCCCTGAGGAGCTTCTCTTCGTCTATGGGGACTCCACCGGCCTTTCCAAGGCCCTGGCGCCGGAGATTGCCCGCATGGGCCTTCCCTACTCCGCCACCAGCTTCGCCAGCGAACTGGCCGACCCCAAGACCTACCCCACCATCTTCGTCTTTGGCCCCACCTACAACGACATGATGGAGGCCCTCCTCAGGCAGATCCGCCTGCAAAAGGGCCGGGCCAAGATCGCCTTGGTCTACTCCAACACCGAGTTCGGCCGCGATCCCATCCCCTACGCCAAGGAAAGGGCCAAGGCCATGGGGATGGAGGTGGTCCACGAGGAGGTGACGCCCCCGGCCTTCACCGACGCCACCCCCGTGGTCCTTAACCTGCGCCGAGCCAACCCTGACTTCGTGATCCTTCAGGGCTATGCCCTTTCCGTCGAACCCCTGATCCTCCGCACCGCGCGGGAGCAGGGCCTAAGGGCCCAGTTCATGGGTACCTATTACTCGGCGGAGCTGGCCCTTATCCAGCGGGCAGGCCCTGCTGCCGAGGGTTTCACCGTCACCTACCACAACGCCTACTGGTACGACACCCTGGTGCCCGCGGTGGACGAGATGCGGAAATTCCGCCAGAGGAAGGGCCGGGACATCTCCTACCGCCCCACCTACTACATGGGGAGCCTGGCGGTGGTCCTGGGCATCGCCGAGGCCATGCGCCGGGCGGCGGGAGCGGGCAAGCTCACCCGGGCCGGGGTGGTGGAGTACCTGGAGAGGCTAGGGGACTATAACGGCCTGGGCCTGCAACGGAGCTTCCAGTTTGTGAACCACCGCCTCCCCTACACCAAGCTCTACCGGGCCGGCGTGAAGGAGGGGCGTTTCAACGCCATCACCGACTGGATCAAGCTGGCCTAA
- a CDS encoding lyase family protein yields MRWHAVYRRFVLGRHYRFAREVLVPHFFDALTAYAMELARLGLPRAQTAVAALQELRTLPLPSFTGEVEDVFFSIYSQLAEHWGEEVAGAIRRGLSRNDLDLTAFRAYLRDRALALLGDFLRLRGAVLRVAQAHAGVPLVLRTHHRPAQPSTLDHYLLGVEALLERDFRRLRRALDTLDRCPLGASALAGNPYPVDRWRLAALLGFSGPVENTLDAVASGDYALELASALAGLGTSLSRFLTDLLALAERGAFVVGEGLAQGSSFMPQKRNPVVLEHARIHAGRLVGGMGTLASLNHNTPFTDLNDHSTGVLEPLTALLESAEAALELTRVALEESRFEPALLLEELSPEVLASEAVDLLVRKGVPLAEAYRRVQGALPGVRPELLGVAREELLAWMSLEAFFARREVLGGVGPKARAEAMARAKDRLKEDRKALAALRARVRLARRLLAKGPEGFQAEEGEKATDQQGQVEGEEHQEEPQG; encoded by the coding sequence ATGCGCTGGCATGCGGTTTACCGCCGTTTTGTCCTGGGCCGCCACTACCGGTTTGCCCGTGAGGTCCTGGTGCCCCATTTCTTTGATGCCCTCACCGCCTATGCCATGGAGCTTGCCCGCCTGGGCCTTCCTCGAGCCCAAACGGCGGTGGCGGCTTTGCAGGAACTCCGCACCCTTCCTTTGCCCAGCTTTACAGGAGAGGTGGAGGATGTCTTCTTCTCCATCTACTCCCAGCTGGCCGAGCACTGGGGGGAGGAGGTGGCGGGGGCCATACGCCGGGGGTTATCCCGCAACGACCTGGACCTCACCGCCTTTCGCGCCTACCTGAGGGACCGGGCGCTGGCCTTGCTGGGGGATTTTCTCCGCCTAAGGGGGGCGGTGCTCCGGGTTGCCCAGGCCCATGCCGGGGTACCCCTGGTCCTCCGCACCCACCACCGGCCGGCCCAGCCCTCCACCTTGGACCATTACCTCCTCGGGGTGGAGGCGCTTTTAGAAAGGGACTTCCGCCGCCTGAGGCGGGCTTTGGATACCCTGGACCGTTGCCCCTTGGGGGCCAGTGCCCTGGCGGGGAACCCCTATCCCGTGGACCGGTGGCGGCTCGCCGCCCTTTTGGGCTTTTCTGGGCCGGTGGAGAACACCTTGGATGCCGTGGCCTCGGGGGATTACGCCCTGGAGCTGGCCTCGGCCCTGGCGGGACTGGGCACCTCCCTTTCCCGCTTCCTCACGGACCTTCTGGCCCTGGCGGAGCGGGGGGCCTTCGTGGTGGGGGAGGGGCTGGCCCAGGGTTCCAGCTTTATGCCGCAGAAGCGGAATCCCGTGGTGTTGGAGCACGCCCGCATCCATGCCGGCCGGCTGGTGGGCGGGATGGGTACCTTGGCTTCCTTGAACCACAACACCCCCTTCACCGACCTGAACGACCACTCCACCGGGGTACTGGAGCCCTTGACGGCCCTTTTGGAAAGCGCTGAGGCGGCTTTGGAGCTAACCCGGGTGGCCCTCGAGGAAAGCCGATTTGAGCCGGCCCTTCTCCTGGAGGAGCTTTCCCCCGAGGTCCTGGCCTCGGAGGCGGTGGACCTGTTGGTGCGCAAGGGGGTGCCCCTTGCCGAGGCTTACCGGCGGGTCCAGGGGGCCCTGCCCGGGGTGCGGCCCGAGCTCTTGGGGGTGGCGCGGGAGGAGCTCCTGGCTTGGATGAGCCTCGAGGCCTTCTTTGCCCGCCGGGAGGTCCTGGGGGGCGTGGGCCCCAAGGCCCGGGCGGAGGCCATGGCCCGGGCCAAGGACCGGCTTAAGGAGGACCGGAAGGCCCTAGCGGCCCTGCGGGCTCGGGTGCGCCTGGCCAGGCGGCTGTTGGCCAAAGGGCCTGAGGGTTTCCAGGCGGAGGAAGGCGAGAAGGCTACGGATCAGCAGGGGCAGGTAGAAGGAGAGGAGCACCAGGAAGAGCCCCAGGGCTAG